The Anguilla rostrata isolate EN2019 chromosome 18, ASM1855537v3, whole genome shotgun sequence genome has a window encoding:
- the perp gene encoding p53 apoptosis effector related to PMP-22 isoform X2 produces MILGLIILIVAFIISCIALCRTVNVTLLPVIGILLLIAVILQVIALIIYPVKFNELIFEGHYDYTWAYGFGWGATVMMIGCIVLFCCLPRYEDDMLGLAKTKYIYSSA; encoded by the exons ATGATCTTGGGTCTCATCATCCTCATCGTGGCCTTCATCATCTCCTGCATTGCCCTTTGCCGTACCGTCAACGTCACCCTGCTGCCTGTCATCGGGATCCTGCTCCTGATAGCCG TGATCCTGCAGGTGATCGCCCTGATCATCTACCCTGTCAAATTCAACGAGCTCATCTTCGAGGGACACTACGACTACACCTGGGCCTACGGTTTCGGCTGGGGGGCCACGGTGATGATGATCGGCTGCATCGTCCTCTTCTGCTGCCTTCCGCGCTACGAGGACGATATGCTCGGCCTGGCCAAGACCAAGTACATCTACAGCTCCGCCTAG